ATATCAAAGGTCATATCAACGGTGAATGGATTGGAAAAGTCAATGAGCTTAAGACCCGTTTACAACGTGGTAAGGAAATTGCCGAACAGATCAATATCCTCGGTGACGACGGTGTACCAGTAGAATATCACGTGATCTTCTGGAAATCTGAATTGATTGACTTTGTAATCCTGCAACAGGATGCATTCGACGAAATTGATGCGGTAACTCCGATGGAACGTCAGGAAGACATTCTGAACATGGTAATCGACATCTGTCATACGGAATTTGAATTTGATAACTTCAATGAAGTAATGGACTACTTCAAGAAGATAATTAATATCTGTAAGCAGATGAACTATTCGAAGTTCAAGTCAGAACAGTATGAAGGATTCCAGAAACAACTGAAGGAATTGATTGAAGAGAGGAAACTTCAATCGTAAATCGTAAATTGTTAAATCGTAAATAAGTAAGATGGCAACAAAAGCTTTTCAAAAGATATATACCAAGATTACTCAGATTACCAAGGCTACTTGTTCGTTGAAAGCGACAGGGGTAGGGTATGACGAGCTTGCCACCGTGGACGGTAAACTGGCACAGGTGGTTAAGATTGCCGGTGACGATGTCACTTTGCAGGTATTTGAAGGTACGGAAGGTATTCCGACCAATGCCGAAGTAGTATTTCTCGGCAAATCGCCTACATTGAAAGTGAGTGAGCAGCTGGCCGGACGTTTCTTCAATGCTTTCGGTGACCCGATTGATGGAGGTCCGGATATTGAAGGACAGGAAGTGGAAATTGGTGGTCCGTCTGTGAATCCGGTTCGGCGTAAACAACCGTCGGAACTGATTGCAACGGGTATTGCCGGTATCGACTTGAACAATACGCTGGTATCCGGTCAGAAGATACCATTTTTTGCCGATCCGGACCAACCGTTCAACCAGGTAATGGCAAACGTGGCCTTACGTGCTGAAACGGATAAGATTATCCTCGGTGGTATGGGTATGACGAATGACGACTACCTGTACTTTAAGAATGTGTTCTCTAATGCCGGTGCGCTCGACCGTATCGTGAGTTTCATGAATACGACCGAAAACCCACCGGTAGAACGTTTGCTGATTCCGGATATGGCATTGACTGCTGCTGAATATTTTGCAGTAAATAATAATGAGAAAGTGCTGGTACTGTTGACCGATATGACGAGCTATGCTGATGCGTTGGCAATCGTATCCAACCGTATGGACCAGATTCCGTCTAAAGACTCTATGCCGGGATCACTTTACTCGGACTTGGCGAAGATTTACGAAAAGGCGGTGCAGTTCCCTTCCGGCGGTTCAATCACCATTATTGCGGTG
This portion of the Bacteroides acidifaciens genome encodes:
- a CDS encoding V-type ATP synthase subunit B, with translation MATKAFQKIYTKITQITKATCSLKATGVGYDELATVDGKLAQVVKIAGDDVTLQVFEGTEGIPTNAEVVFLGKSPTLKVSEQLAGRFFNAFGDPIDGGPDIEGQEVEIGGPSVNPVRRKQPSELIATGIAGIDLNNTLVSGQKIPFFADPDQPFNQVMANVALRAETDKIILGGMGMTNDDYLYFKNVFSNAGALDRIVSFMNTTENPPVERLLIPDMALTAAEYFAVNNNEKVLVLLTDMTSYADALAIVSNRMDQIPSKDSMPGSLYSDLAKIYEKAVQFPSGGSITIIAVTTLSGGDITHAVPDNTGYITEGQLFLRRDSDIGKVIVDPFRSLSRLKQLVTGKKTRKDHPQVMNAAVRLYADAANAKTKMENGFDLTNYDERTLAFAKDYSNQLLAIDVNLDTTEMLDVAWGLFGKYFRPEEVNIKKELVDQYWPKQNN